In a single window of the Alphaproteobacteria bacterium LSUCC0684 genome:
- a CDS encoding tyrosine-type recombinase/integrase has product MTICSLTPSLVARAHPRSTSYIIRDAKLKGFHLRVMAKSPARPARRSFALEVMRGGVTFRETIGDADRMSLKDARAIARRRIAALTLAQTSPSADEDVRFDTLAEMVFSRRARLWKPSTLRVNRDYLKNQLLPFFGDMPVAAISRNDVETWFAGLSDIPEGANRSVPVLSAILREAEEMGLRAEDSNPTIGLRRYRRQTRERVLTTGEMARLGQALARRQERFPRKVAIITLIILTGCRKNEIMKLRWRDYRGGHFYLADSKTGPKMVFLSAPARLVLEGVKTKRSGYVFPARGGGPLSCINSFWKNLRAEAGLDDLRLHDLRHNYASIAIRKGESLGTIGRLLGHHQPASTLRYAHLDDAMMHQAVERITTSMLATEAAE; this is encoded by the coding sequence ATGACAATCTGTTCCCTCACACCATCGCTGGTGGCGCGAGCTCATCCACGTTCAACATCTTATATCATTCGTGATGCGAAATTGAAAGGCTTTCATCTGAGGGTCATGGCAAAGAGCCCGGCTAGGCCGGCGCGGCGGAGCTTTGCCCTTGAAGTGATGCGTGGCGGCGTTACCTTCCGGGAGACTATCGGCGATGCCGACCGGATGAGCCTCAAGGATGCCCGTGCCATCGCCCGCCGCAGAATCGCGGCGCTGACACTGGCCCAGACCTCACCCAGTGCCGATGAAGACGTGCGATTTGACACGCTGGCGGAAATGGTCTTCAGCCGCAGGGCACGATTGTGGAAACCATCCACCTTGCGGGTCAACCGGGATTATCTCAAAAACCAGCTCCTGCCGTTCTTTGGCGACATGCCTGTTGCCGCCATCAGCCGCAATGATGTTGAAACATGGTTTGCCGGGCTGAGCGATATTCCCGAAGGAGCGAACAGGTCCGTGCCGGTGCTCTCGGCGATCCTCAGGGAAGCCGAAGAAATGGGGCTCAGGGCCGAAGACAGTAATCCGACCATCGGCCTTCGCCGTTATAGAAGGCAGACGCGGGAACGCGTTCTCACCACAGGTGAAATGGCGCGCCTCGGCCAGGCACTGGCGCGAAGGCAGGAGCGGTTCCCCCGCAAGGTGGCCATCATCACGCTGATCATCCTCACCGGATGCCGGAAGAATGAGATCATGAAGCTGCGCTGGCGTGACTATCGCGGCGGGCATTTCTATCTGGCGGACAGCAAGACCGGCCCGAAAATGGTATTTCTTTCCGCCCCGGCACGATTGGTGCTTGAGGGGGTGAAGACGAAGCGCTCGGGATATGTTTTTCCGGCGCGGGGTGGCGGGCCTCTATCCTGCATCAATTCCTTCTGGAAAAACCTGCGGGCGGAGGCCGGGCTCGATGATCTCAGGCTCCATGACCTGCGCCACAACTACGCCAGCATCGCCATCCGCAAGGGGGAAAGCCTTGGTACGATTGGCCGCCTGCTTGGCCATCATCAGCCTGCCTCGACCCTGCGCTACGCCCATCTCGATGATGCGATGATGCATCAGGCGGTAGAGCGGATCACCACATCCATGCTGGCAACAGAAGCGGCGGAATGA
- a CDS encoding cadherin-like domain-containing protein, with the protein MAITVTNGEFVTDEVTGITSIKFKLPENLGDGTIVSEFGTDSASETVKRVIEFGQSTSVFRMKNDNGVWKLVFHGDAQDFESKPDDYSLTFVIEKSETFADSTVKSTHHTFSGTISISDVDEKPTEILLTNDAGDPVESASVNESTRDNPGKAVKLANITIKDDGLGTGKPKLKDNNDIFEIKGDEENGWELWLKAGKAPSFEDLKDPNNPVKVTIFVAEASGEGPDPEPVIFKLNVLDVQEPVHFVDDDDSPVTEYKFSVDEDISDTDVIGTIKAVDPDGKALLYYSISGDLSDSFDIDAVTGAITLIPNGSLDFENMASHTMTIEMTVIEPNNPEINEHPVVPVTIQVNNVLEEGEKHIEIVQMDAAKAGKSIGKVKFGAKDAVYTVYDNVGGDGGASDLFIVNNDGQLVLKSGATLPTHVSEDEKLTYTVAVKTGTGGEALAEKYSIRVNHIISEKEAPAKTFKGEAEEIQHTILAPDEFDGDELTFVVKQGGVKTANGSYTVRASTTLNYSPNDDFTGIDEFEVDVSDGYGGFAKAKIKVTVDSIIGITGTFTASEDNPFFDPAGQIIMADTDRTGYSLSVNDTSITTDATSITASYGTLKVNKDGTWTYDLDNSNAVVEALDGDDDDTDGAKGTLTETITVTMARADDETTSDINEAETLTESFTITINGRTDVYLTADQSSYSVSNTYEDYTIHASKTSSLTYQNFYSLHGSDVLEGNDLPNQIYARRAFDILNGYGGDDRLGSTGGSDIINGGEGSDTSLYLNRFISDVNVDLADPVKWKYNRATGEWESGSGEGYTYIRATYRHEYDDDGDGVYDDFRIEHDYMTSIENLEASANGSVRGVVSNNVFSGDAKKNILSVSSSNSVMDGRDGNDEIYGGYKVDKLIGGKGADLLCGGGDNDIFVLYQGAHATGETNRDAVIDFSSGIVSGHAYYNGTTRGGNDKIRVDTALGTETTLASLKAALNIRWTNTSNFDTGTTYNDKTLNDTVIYATHGTASTADDIVIMVLEDYTAELTMTNFEVV; encoded by the coding sequence ATGGCTATCACGGTCACCAATGGTGAATTTGTTACCGACGAAGTTACCGGTATCACATCGATCAAGTTCAAATTGCCGGAAAATCTCGGAGATGGAACGATTGTCTCCGAGTTTGGGACGGACAGTGCTTCCGAAACCGTCAAGAGGGTGATCGAATTTGGCCAGAGCACGTCGGTCTTCAGAATGAAAAATGACAATGGGGTATGGAAGCTGGTGTTTCACGGGGATGCGCAGGATTTCGAATCTAAGCCCGATGACTACAGCCTGACCTTTGTGATCGAAAAATCGGAGACTTTTGCTGACTCGACGGTTAAGTCCACCCATCATACTTTTTCCGGGACAATCTCGATCAGCGATGTGGATGAGAAGCCGACGGAAATTTTGCTGACCAATGACGCAGGTGATCCGGTGGAAAGTGCGTCGGTGAATGAAAGCACCAGGGATAACCCCGGTAAGGCTGTGAAACTGGCGAATATCACGATTAAGGATGACGGGCTTGGAACGGGCAAACCGAAGCTGAAGGACAACAATGATATTTTTGAGATAAAGGGCGATGAGGAAAACGGCTGGGAGTTATGGCTGAAGGCAGGTAAAGCCCCAAGTTTCGAAGACTTGAAGGACCCGAATAATCCGGTGAAGGTTACCATCTTCGTTGCTGAGGCAAGCGGGGAAGGACCAGATCCTGAGCCGGTGATCTTCAAGCTCAATGTTCTTGATGTGCAAGAGCCTGTTCATTTTGTAGACGATGATGATAGCCCGGTAACGGAATACAAGTTCAGTGTGGATGAAGATATCAGCGATACCGACGTGATCGGCACGATCAAGGCAGTGGATCCGGATGGCAAGGCATTACTTTATTACAGCATCAGTGGTGACCTTTCCGATAGTTTTGATATAGATGCTGTGACCGGAGCTATCACCCTCATACCCAATGGAAGTCTGGATTTTGAAAACATGGCCAGCCACACCATGACCATTGAAATGACGGTAATAGAGCCGAATAATCCCGAAATAAACGAGCATCCCGTCGTTCCTGTGACCATTCAGGTGAATAATGTGCTGGAAGAGGGCGAGAAGCATATTGAAATTGTCCAGATGGACGCGGCCAAGGCAGGCAAGTCCATCGGCAAGGTGAAATTCGGCGCCAAGGACGCGGTTTACACCGTTTATGATAACGTCGGGGGAGATGGCGGTGCTTCAGATCTTTTCATAGTCAATAACGATGGCCAGCTGGTGTTGAAATCCGGTGCGACTTTGCCGACGCATGTGTCAGAGGATGAAAAGCTCACCTATACGGTAGCGGTGAAAACCGGCACCGGCGGTGAGGCTCTGGCAGAAAAATACAGCATCAGGGTCAACCATATTATTTCTGAAAAAGAAGCTCCGGCAAAAACTTTCAAAGGTGAGGCTGAGGAGATACAGCACACCATTCTTGCGCCGGATGAATTTGACGGTGATGAGTTGACTTTTGTTGTAAAACAGGGGGGTGTGAAAACCGCCAATGGCAGCTATACCGTCAGAGCGAGCACTACCCTCAACTATAGCCCAAATGACGACTTTACCGGCATCGATGAATTCGAAGTCGATGTTTCCGATGGCTATGGCGGTTTCGCCAAGGCCAAGATCAAAGTCACCGTCGATTCCATCATTGGCATCACCGGCACCTTCACGGCGAGTGAAGACAACCCGTTTTTTGATCCGGCGGGGCAGATCATCATGGCTGATACGGACCGAACCGGCTATTCACTTTCGGTCAACGACACCTCCATCACCACGGACGCGACCAGCATCACGGCAAGCTACGGCACCCTGAAGGTGAATAAGGATGGCACCTGGACATACGATCTGGACAACAGCAACGCGGTGGTGGAAGCGCTGGACGGGGATGACGACGATACCGATGGGGCCAAGGGCACGCTCACCGAAACCATCACCGTTACCATGGCTCGTGCTGATGACGAGACCACCTCTGATATCAACGAAGCCGAGACCCTGACGGAAAGCTTCACCATCACGATCAATGGCCGGACGGATGTCTATCTGACAGCAGATCAGAGCAGTTATTCTGTATCCAACACTTATGAAGATTACACCATCCATGCTTCCAAAACATCATCTCTTACCTATCAGAACTTCTATTCTCTGCATGGTTCGGATGTGCTGGAAGGCAATGACCTTCCAAACCAGATCTATGCCCGCCGGGCTTTTGATATACTCAACGGCTATGGCGGGGATGACCGCCTTGGCAGTACCGGCGGCAGTGATATCATTAATGGAGGTGAAGGTAGCGATACATCCCTCTATCTAAATAGATTTATCAGTGATGTGAATGTTGATCTGGCTGATCCGGTGAAGTGGAAATATAACCGCGCTACCGGGGAATGGGAAAGCGGCAGTGGTGAAGGATACACCTATATCCGCGCCACTTACCGGCATGAATACGATGATGATGGTGATGGTGTATATGATGATTTTCGCATTGAACACGATTACATGACAAGCATTGAAAACCTGGAAGCATCTGCAAATGGCTCTGTTAGGGGTGTTGTGTCCAATAATGTTTTTTCAGGTGATGCCAAGAAGAATATCTTGTCCGTCTCAAGCAGTAACTCAGTTATGGATGGGCGCGACGGCAATGATGAAATATATGGTGGTTATAAGGTTGATAAGCTGATTGGCGGCAAGGGTGCGGATTTACTTTGCGGCGGTGGTGATAACGATATCTTTGTGCTGTATCAGGGGGCACATGCTACCGGTGAGACTAATCGGGATGCTGTCATTGATTTCAGTTCCGGGATAGTTTCTGGGCACGCTTATTACAATGGCACGACGAGAGGCGGCAATGACAAAATCCGTGTTGATACGGCCCTTGGGACCGAAACAACGCTGGCAAGCTTGAAAGCAGCGTTGAATATCCGCTGGACCAATACCAGCAACTTTGATACCGGGACAACGTATAACGACAAAACCCTCAACGACACGGTGATCTATGCAACGCACGGCACTGCCAGTACGGCAGATGATATCGTTATCATGGTGCTGGAAGATTACACTGCTGAGTTGACCATGACCAATTTCGAGGTGGTGTAG
- a CDS encoding tyrosine-type recombinase/integrase gives MKINLTPARIKRLRPNTRDQVIWDRTVPHFGIRIRTSGAMRYVHMAMQGGRLVRTTLGDVRRMSLDDARAAAADLNARITPGIIEPVPLFKDFAWQVWWATCEPHHKPGTKARHRQALLRHLIPAFGDMRLDAITRPHILNWFDRYSRRYPGSANRVMDVLKAILNHAVRTGVLARNPARGITPNPKRKMTRFLSDDERSRLLNALDRVRPKEQVQADLVRMLLFTGCRKGEILNLRWDEVHGSILTLSDSKTGPRTIWLGDETMAVLERQRRRKMGQGEVSDFVFPHPHDVNRGMGSIDMFWRSLRQRIGLVDVRLHDLRHTFASQAMRQGIALPVISKLLEHSSLAMTMRYTHLGNADIEAAAERIGAQIDRQLNELPQEGAILLARQEG, from the coding sequence ATGAAAATCAACCTGACACCAGCGCGGATCAAACGCTTGCGCCCGAATACCCGTGATCAGGTTATCTGGGACAGGACTGTTCCGCATTTCGGCATCAGGATCAGGACCAGTGGTGCGATGCGTTATGTCCATATGGCAATGCAGGGTGGCCGACTGGTCAGAACAACCCTTGGCGATGTACGCAGGATGTCTCTTGACGATGCCCGTGCTGCCGCCGCTGATCTCAATGCCCGGATCACGCCCGGGATAATCGAACCTGTGCCGCTGTTCAAGGATTTTGCCTGGCAGGTCTGGTGGGCGACATGCGAGCCGCACCACAAGCCGGGGACGAAGGCAAGGCATCGTCAGGCCCTGCTGAGACACCTCATCCCTGCCTTCGGGGATATGCGGCTTGATGCCATCACCAGGCCGCATATCCTGAACTGGTTTGACCGCTACAGCCGCCGCTATCCGGGAAGTGCCAATCGGGTGATGGATGTGCTGAAGGCAATCCTCAACCACGCGGTGCGGACGGGAGTATTGGCGCGCAACCCCGCCCGGGGCATCACTCCAAATCCGAAACGGAAGATGACACGGTTTCTGAGTGATGATGAACGGTCGCGGCTCCTGAACGCGCTTGATCGGGTACGCCCGAAGGAACAGGTACAGGCGGATTTGGTGCGGATGTTGCTCTTCACCGGATGCCGGAAAGGCGAGATCCTGAACCTCCGCTGGGATGAGGTTCACGGCAGCATCCTCACCCTCAGCGACAGCAAGACCGGACCGCGCACCATCTGGCTGGGTGATGAAACCATGGCGGTACTGGAACGTCAGCGAAGGCGGAAGATGGGGCAAGGTGAGGTAAGCGACTTTGTCTTCCCCCACCCCCATGATGTCAATCGGGGCATGGGGAGTATCGACATGTTCTGGCGCAGTTTGCGGCAACGGATTGGCCTGGTGGATGTGCGGCTTCATGATCTGCGCCACACATTTGCATCACAGGCGATGCGGCAGGGAATTGCCCTGCCCGTGATCTCAAAACTGCTGGAGCATTCGAGCCTCGCCATGACCATGCGCTACACCCATCTGGGCAATGCCGATATCGAAGCCGCCGCCGAGCGGATAGGGGCACAGATCGACAGGCAGTTGAATGAACTGCCGCAGGAGGGGGCAATCCTCCTCGCAAGACAGGAAGGGTGA